The genomic interval GAAATCGCGCATCAAAAAGAGAGACAACGTGATTAATCCCCAATTCAGAGATCGGTTCACGGACATCTCGCTCAAATAGGCTCGTGCTGGCAGCTAAAAACAGTCCACCGCCATTTTCTACAAACTCGCGGATCAGTTGGAGCTCCGCATCCGTATATTTTAACGATGTGTCGCTGCAAATCGTCAGGACATCGTAATTTTTTAACACCGCTTCACTGAGATAATCACGGTTATTAGTGGTTCGATAGATGTTGTCCGGCTCAATTCGTATCAATCCGTTTGACCAGCCAGTATCGCGTGAAGTATCGACTAAAATCCGAATTCGTTCTTTTCTCATCTGTCTTATTCCTTATTCATCAGATCGGTGGTTGGAAGGCAAAGAGTGGAGGCACTGAAGTACTTACCCTGCCATTCTTCCTTGCTTCTATCCCAATCATCTTTTTTAAATTTGCCTCTCCTTCTTTTATTCAACTATACCCACAAGATTTTCTTCAACTTTTTTGTTGCACGCCAACGCTGAAGTTGCTATGATAGGAATAAACCAGCACACTCTTTTTGGCAAACTTCGGAGACATGCATGAACAACTATCGTATCGCGATTATCGGCTTGGGTGGCATGGGTGGATCTCATGCCCAAGCAGTGGAATTAGAGACGAACTGCGAACTCGTCGCTGGCGCAGAAATCAACCCAGAACGGGCAAAAGCATGGAGCGAACGGTTCGGTGTCAAAGCCATCTATGACGATTACGAAAAGATGCTTGACGAAGAACAACCCGATATCGTTATCGTCCCAACGCAGGCACCGATGCACTATCCCCCAACAATCGCAGCGGCACGCCGTGGTATCCATGTCTTCTGTGAAAAACCGACTGCCCTAAACCTTATTGAGGCCGACGAAATGGTTGAAACCTGCGATCAGCATCAGGTCAAGTTTGCTATTAACCACATTAAACGCGCCAGCCCATACAATCGTCACGTCCTATCACTGATGGAGAAAGGCGAAATCGGCGATGTCGTGCTGATGAAGGCAACCGACAAAGGCGGACGCAAGGTCGGCAACTCATTGATGGAGATGGGCACACATCTCTACGATTGGTTGCGCCTTTTCGGCGGTGATGTCGAATGGACGCACGCACACCTCGTGCAGATGGACGGACGTGAGTCAACCGTGGATGACATCAAACATACCCAAGAAGTTCACCCACATGACCGAGATGCAGGACTTGTGCTCGGAGAGCGTGGACACGCCGCTTTCCGCTTCAAGAACGGCATTCATGCTGATGTGCAGTTCCTCGCGCAACCACAGACCAATGATAACGCCTACGGCATCGACATTATCGGCACTGAAGGCAGGATTGCGATCCGAGAAAGTGTCGGTACAACGATGTTCATCCACAAAGGACAACACAAGACCCCTGCAGAAGCGTGGGAACCCGTGCACCTTTCCAGTGAGGACCTTGACGAACAAGGAAACCCACGAGACAAGGGATCCATACGATTGCTCTTGCAACGCCTTATGCTACGTGATCTTATTGAAGCGATTGAGGAAGACCGAGATCCGTTTGCAAGCGGCAGAGACGGTCGAGATTGTCTCGAGATGATTCACGCGACGTGGGAATCGCATCGCCAGCAGGCTCGTGTGCCTATGCCGCTCACACCACGTGAACACCCGCTTGAAAGGTGGAGAAGAGAGGAAGGCACCTTCTAACTCGGTAGACACTTTGTAAGCGCGCCGATTCACCATCAGAGAAAATAATAGGAGTGATCTATGCAACGTTTGGATATTCTTCACCCGTCGATTGACGACTACCTACTTGACATCACGCCCGAACGCGATGAAGTGCTCACCGAGATGGAAGTACACGCACGCGCAAATCGCTTCCCAATCGTCGGACCACTCGTTGGACGTGTCCTGCATCAATTGGTGCTGCTAACCAATCCCACACGGATTTTTGAGATGGGATCGGGTTTCGGCTATTCGGCGTATTGGATGGCAAAAGCATTGCAAAAACCGGAAGCATCTATCATCTGCACCGACGGTTCGCAGGAGAACGCCGATCGCGCAGCAGAGTATCTCGCACGCGGCGGTATTGCGGATCTCATCGATTATAGAGTCGGCAACGCGCTTGAAATCATCGATGAAACCGAAGGTGAGTTTGACATCATCTACAACGACATCGACAAGGACGGATATCCCGAAGCGTTTCATAAGGCGATTCCACGACTCAGAAGTGGGGGATTGTTTATTACAGATAACATGATCTGGGGTGGACGCGTTGTCACCCAAGAACTCGGTGATCCGCCAGAAGGACTCGATGAGCAGGAGCAGTGGTTTCACGCCGCTACGATTGGTGTCAGAGAGTTAACACGCCTCCTCTATAGTTCGCCTGATATATTCACGACGATTATTCCGCTCCGCGATGGCGTTTCTGTCGCCGTGAAACGCTAATTCATATCCTCGCTAGGACAATTCACGTTAAACTTCCATTTCCAAAAATCTACACTATGAAGGAAAAAATAAGCAAACGTAAATCTATTTTTGGTCCATCCAAAGATGAAATTTGGACACAGATTGCCACGGATATAGATGGCGAGTTTATTGAGGGTGGCTTCTGGGGCAAGGATGTTCTCATTTACAAACACGGTGAGTGGCAAATTCTACTTGATACTTACGTCGTTTCAGCTGGAACATCATCATATACAGTCACTCGGATGCGCGCACCGTTTGTAAACAAGGATGACCTCTATTTCAAAATCTCTCGCGAAGGATTTTTCAGTTCAATTGGCAAATTCTTCGGGATGCAGGACATAGAAATTGGGGATCCGTTTTTTGATAAGCAGTTTGTCATCAAAGGCAACAATCAGGAGAAAATCAAACTGCTACTTGCCGACAGTAGGATAAAGGAGTTATGTCAAAGCCAACCACGGATTCATCTCAGCATCAAAGATGATGAAGGTTGGTTTGGCACTGATTTTCCTGAAGGCGTTGATGAGTTGTACTTTGAATGTGTCGGCGTTATCAAAGAAACAGAACGATTAAAGGCACTGTTCGGACTTTTCTGTCTTGTTTTACAACGTTTGGTTCAAATAGATTCAGCGTATGAGGACGATCCTCAAGTTACACTGAAGTAGCCCTTAGTGAAAAGGTCTGTAGACCTGATTATTCGCGTCCATATCGGTAATAGGATTGGGGTCCGAATCCCGACTGTTTATCGCTGATTACTGACATTAGAAAAAACTTGACTTGTATTACATCTCACTATAAAATCTATTTAGAAGCCATTCGTTAATTAGAAAATCTACGGGACCCATAACCACGAGAGATGGCACTACCCTGTTCATTAGCCTTATCAACTTATCTGTTGCTTGGGAATCTACACCTCAGGCATGTTCTACAAGGAACAAACGCATCTTTGCGCACTATAGCGAAGAATACCAATAGGAGAATCACAATGTTTTTTCAAAAAAATTCGTTCTCTGTAAAAATCAATCTGCTCATTATTGTCTGCTGTGTTTTATTCACACTGTCCACCCTATCTGTGATGGCACATTCAGGCGGTGAGGTAACAAGCAAAAAAACCGAAGCACCTATCACGATTGATGGAATGATAGATGAGGCAGAGTGGGACGCAGCATTTCAAGAATCTTCACCCTTGCAAGACATTGTTGTAGACCCACGCGATCCGAAACATAATCAAGAGTGGTATCAAATTATTCCAGGTGGCGGTGCTGGTAGCGATACCAACGATGGCGGGCTGCGTGTCAGTCGCGGCAAATTCGATGGAGACGACGATTTTCTGGCGCGCTGGGCAACGCTGTGGGATGACGATTATCTCTATTTCGCTTTCGACATCACCGACGATACCCATCACGCATACGCCAACGATCTCGCCTCTCGCGCTGGGGACATCGACGGGATATGGTTACTATTCGATACCAAGCACGATGCACCTGTATTTGAGTTTCCGCACCATGAGTTCGAGACGAAACACGTCGCTAACAACAGCACCTATGAAGCAGACGATCATTATTGGATCTTTGCACCTGTAACGACTGAAGGTACAAGTGGAGCATGGTCACAATCGCTGAGTGCAGCGCGTGATCCAGAGTTAGGCGAACCCGCTAACGGACACGTCGCAGGTCAGAAAACAGGGAGTGGTTATGCCGCTGAGATGCGTTTGCCTTGGTCGATTTTTGAACCATTTTTCGGTGCAGCCCTCGCCCCAACAGACGGCTTAGTCATCGGGTTTGACATCACAATCACAGACATTGACGGGGACGCTCCTGGCACGTACGCCGCACCGCTTGGTGGCGCAGTCGCTTGGTCGAGCGATTTTGAAAACGATAACAGTCCCGGAGTACTCGGTGATCTCATGATTTCTGCTGAGGTCATCGGCAGTGTGACATCTGTGGATCCCAGAGACAAATTGTCGTCAACATGGGGTAAGATCAAACACGGTTATGACCGATAGTTATCAGTAGATTAGCCATCAGCATTCGGCGGTTAGTGATTAGCCAAGAGGTTGGAAGGTTGCTAATAGCAAACAGCAAATTGCTAACCGTCAATAGCAAGAAAAAAGGAGGATGGACTTCATGAAATTCGCTCGCAACATTCAAAAAACGCCTTATTTGCTTGTTTCAATACT from Candidatus Poribacteria bacterium carries:
- a CDS encoding DUF3137 domain-containing protein, which encodes MSKRKSIFGPSKDEIWTQIATDIDGEFIEGGFWGKDVLIYKHGEWQILLDTYVVSAGTSSYTVTRMRAPFVNKDDLYFKISREGFFSSIGKFFGMQDIEIGDPFFDKQFVIKGNNQEKIKLLLADSRIKELCQSQPRIHLSIKDDEGWFGTDFPEGVDELYFECVGVIKETERLKALFGLFCLVLQRLVQIDSAYEDDPQVTLK
- a CDS encoding Gfo/Idh/MocA family oxidoreductase, with the translated sequence MNNYRIAIIGLGGMGGSHAQAVELETNCELVAGAEINPERAKAWSERFGVKAIYDDYEKMLDEEQPDIVIVPTQAPMHYPPTIAAARRGIHVFCEKPTALNLIEADEMVETCDQHQVKFAINHIKRASPYNRHVLSLMEKGEIGDVVLMKATDKGGRKVGNSLMEMGTHLYDWLRLFGGDVEWTHAHLVQMDGRESTVDDIKHTQEVHPHDRDAGLVLGERGHAAFRFKNGIHADVQFLAQPQTNDNAYGIDIIGTEGRIAIRESVGTTMFIHKGQHKTPAEAWEPVHLSSEDLDEQGNPRDKGSIRLLLQRLMLRDLIEAIEEDRDPFASGRDGRDCLEMIHATWESHRQQARVPMPLTPREHPLERWRREEGTF
- a CDS encoding O-methyltransferase; the encoded protein is MQRLDILHPSIDDYLLDITPERDEVLTEMEVHARANRFPIVGPLVGRVLHQLVLLTNPTRIFEMGSGFGYSAYWMAKALQKPEASIICTDGSQENADRAAEYLARGGIADLIDYRVGNALEIIDETEGEFDIIYNDIDKDGYPEAFHKAIPRLRSGGLFITDNMIWGGRVVTQELGDPPEGLDEQEQWFHAATIGVRELTRLLYSSPDIFTTIIPLRDGVSVAVKR